Genomic window (Triticum urartu cultivar G1812 unplaced genomic scaffold, Tu2.1 TuUngrouped_contig_4635, whole genome shotgun sequence):
GGAGGATGGCTCCAAGCCTTGCGATTCCTCCAGAGATTAACAATACTGTGgtccccaaagtttctatccaCCTTCTTCTTTTCCTGTCACATTTTCCCTTCCTCCCTGCAGTTTCTGGTTCTTAGGGGGCATATGGAGGGCATGGGGACACTGGAGCCCCTCTCAAACCTCTCCTCTCTCACCAGATTAGAATTGTATGATTGTGGAGAGGATCTGAAATGTCAGGGCTTGTGGTCTCTCCTTACCACCGGGGGCCAGCTCAACGAATTAGCTGTCATGCACAGCCCTAGATTCTTTGCTGATTGGGATCCCAATCCCAGACGGGCTTTGGAAGATGCTGAGGGAGGTGAAGAGCAGCAGGCACAGCTTGTTTCATCCACACTGCGTGAGCTCAGGACAGATGACGTGGCAGGACTTCTTGCTGCACCCGTCTGCAGCTTCCTCTCTTCCTCCCTCACCAAGCTGGAACTTATTGGGAATTGGTGTGAAGGGATGGAGTGGTTCAGCAAGGAGCAAGAGGACGCCCTTCAACTCCTCTCCTCCCTCCAGGAACTAGTGTTTAAGTATTTCGAGGACCTTCAACAACTCCCTGCAGGGCTGCGTAACCTTACCAGCCTCAAGATATTAGCAGTCAAGTTCTGTCCAGCCATCTCGTCATTGCCCAGCGATGCCCTCTCGGATTCACTGCAAAAGCTACATGTCTACGGCTGCAGTGAGGAGCTGAAACAGCAGTGCAGGGGGCTGGAGGGAACCATCCCCGAAATCAAAGGACATCATTGACTACTGATCCAAGGTAACACAAACatatttttgtgtgtgtgtgttttccTAATAACATATAGTTTGTTCCCATCCACTATGCAGGACGATGCCTTGGAGTTCCCTTGTACATTCTTCTAGCCTTGTAGAGCTCTTCCCTTCCCATTCAAACACATGCATGACTGATTGGCCCTGATCTGGCTGTGGTGTTCCTTCCTGTACTTAAATCTGGTAAGTACATCAAAACCAGAACTTTACTCCTGCTGTACTAGATCTTTCACCACAAACTAATAACAACAATATTTGGGGATTTTTGGTGGACAAGTCTACATTCTACTAATACCAGGTATTCTTGCATCTGTCATAACTGTTGTTGTTTAACGAAATTTAATGGTGTATAGGATCTTCAGAAGAATAATCGGCATAGCATATCAGTGCACGTGTGGAGCCAGTTCAGATCATAAGCAATAGTAGCAGTCTCAAGGTAATGCATTGCAGGGCATGTGCGATTTTGAAATTGTAAAATTCCACTATGGCACTAAGGTGCATAATCACAGCCTATTTATAAATAACACTAGTTTGTTCCATCTCGGTACAACATTAATATGTAAATTACCTTTATTAACAGTGAATCGGGATGTCGATTAATGCTGTGCCCACAACTATTTACATGTGAAACCTGCCGTGATGGGACTGCAAGTACCTTGCCGTGGTATATTTTTACCTATTTCAGTCAGACATGCATGTACTGTCAGTAGCTAATCTCAGTTATGATGTTTGCTCCGTTTTGTAGATGAATCTCCTCGGAAGCaacagattgagtttgcggaaaggtGTGGTTGACTGAGGCAGTCTTCTTCCACTGCAATAGCCACACGCGAATGGTGCTGTTCGGTGGATGCAGTTTTAACTTCCAACTGTTCCTTGTGACATCCTTGATACCTTGCCCCTCATTCTATTCTTCCTCGGGCGCAGTGTACCAACCAAATCCGTCCAAGCGCACACTGGCCGCCCAGGAATTGCTGCAGAACACATTGTCAAGTTGTTGCTGCAGAAAGATTTTTCGAAGGTCAGTTTTGTGCAAGAAAAGTATAAGGGTCAGGTTTAAATATTCAGATctgcttcattttacctaagccCCAAATACCACAAGATGCAGCTTATTATCGAAAACTTGCACTGCAAAGGTAACAAGGGATTATTCATGTCTGCTCTGAGTACCAGAAGAGGGACATAATTAGCTATAATTGAATGGCTGGTCGAATTTTGCAGGTGTGACGACTGGAGAAAGACCTGCTCCATGACTCCAGCAGGGTGTGCTTAAAACACAGCAGAGGTTCATTCATGCGCGGTAAATAGGCCCCAGCGAACTGTAACTCTGCAAGATAGCTACATGTTCTTATCAAATTAATTGACTTGAAAACATTCAGAGTCGGCTGCCAAGGAGGGTGATGAGTTACTTGCAACTGGTCCCCGTAATATCTGAAGCCATGCTAAGGAAGAAACAGCAGAAACACAGCCCAGGCTAGAAGAAGCAATGAGTAGGTCCATATTGTGTGTACGATGGTTAGTATTTCGGTCATTTAGTATTAGTGTAGGCTTTGTAGCACAAAATATTTTGACCCTGACCGGCAGAACCATGGCAATTGCTTACACATTCATCTCTTTCAGGAACAACGAGACTGCATCTTCTAAAGAAATCGACACTTGTCATGTTGTTAACTGAAGAAATCGACACCCAGCTGTTGGCGCCAAACCAGGCGCAGTGTCGACCATCCGATCTTCATCTAACGGCGACTTACCGCCTCGCCCCGAGTTACCGGCTCTGAAGACTGGAGCTGTCGCTATGGAATTACCTACTGCGGTCTCCTTGTTGACCTGCCTTACACTATTTGAATTACCTTCTGCTGTCGCTATTTGAATTACCTTGTGCGTTAAAGGTTACCCTTTCCAGTGGTTGTAATGGGTATAAAGCCCCGGATCTGAGAGCCCTGGGGCTCATCTTCCTGAACTTGGCGCATGTCCTATATTCGCTATATTTCTCTTGGGGTCATCCTCTGAATTCACCTACTTGGGTACTTCGTGTGATCTGCGAGTGATTTAGTTTTGTGAACTAGTTGTTCAGCGCTCCTGCTTACTGGAGCACATGGCGTCGATCATCACCAGGTTAAGGCAGTGAAGTCCCCAAGATTCACTTGCACATATTCCTGCATTCGTCATAACTGTTATTGTTTAACGAAATTTAATGGCGTACAGGATGATGTGAGGGATTCACTTGCTGCTCAACTATTTACATCAGAAACTTGCCTAGCTAGTGATGGAAGTGTAAGCTGCTCACTCTGACTGATCTTGTACAGCCTCAGTTATGATGTTCCTTGGTTTTGTAGATCAACCGCTCAAGGCTAGCGAAAGAAGTGGCTGTAGTTCGCCCAGTATGCCTCCCAAGTCATGCACCCAATATGTCGTGGCTCTCCACGGTGCTGACATTGGCGTATGGCACTTCTTGGCTCACTGTTGAGAGGAATATCATGATCAGGAAACTCAGGTTGCAGTCACGAGGCCATACCAAGATACAGTTTCCTGGTAAGAATTATGTTAGTTTCGCAATAATGCACTGGAGAGATAGCTTATATCAATTATAACCGGCTGCAAAATGTTTCAGAGTCGGCGCCAGGGAAGGTGGTGAGTTGCATTACAACAAGTCCGCGGAGGAAGAGTTATATATGCAGATACAGATGCAATATGCTTGCTGGATCCATGCTCGGGGAGAAGAAGCTGACACATTGGCTGGGCTAGCAGAAGTGTAGCCTGCAGCCAGGCGGTATATCTGAAGCAGACATATTCTTGCTGCAACAAGTGACGTCGCTCAGACTGACTTAATTTGCTGCCATGGTTTGTATTTTCCTTCATTCAGTATTAATGTATTGCGAAGTATTCAGACCTTGGCCGGCAGAACCGTGCCAAGCACTTACACATTTCATTTGCCGATGCTTTGCCAGCCGATGTAACATGGAATGGAAGGTACCCTTCCCTGCCTGCTGGCGAAATGGTCAGCTTTGTTCTTGAGCCTGCTTATCCAGTCATGATCCTGGGAGATTTGTAAGCCGTTGTTGGCTTTATGTGGAGATGAGAAGACGTGGAGGGAAGCCACTAGCTGTTTGGCAAACACTAGCCGTTGTTTCAGTCGTTGAGAGGATTCGATGAGGTACTCCAGCAATGGGTGTGCCTAAAACACCAGAGAGGAGAGCATGCATTCATGCAAGGTAACCGACTTGAAAACGTTTCAGAATTGCCATTGCAAGAATTACACACATATTGTTATCAGGTTAACCGACTTGAAAACGTGTCAGGATTGGCTCTCGAGGAGAGAGGGTGATGAATTGACTTGCAACAGGTCCATGGAGTAAGAGTTATGCAAATATGCCTGCTGGAGCCATGCTAAGGAAGAAGAAGCAGAGCGAAACATTGGCTAGGCTAGCAGAACAATAGCCTGCTTAAATAGACACATACTTCACCTCAGTTACCAATTTTCTCTCGCCGGTCTAATTCATGTACGTGTGTTGTTTCTTGTTACGGTGTCGTTGTGTGCAAGAATGGATTTGGGTGCTCTTGGTCCATCACAAAAACAGAGCTTAATTAGTTTCAGCGATTGATGCGAAGGTTGGCTGcagttctttctttctttgcatcCAGAGAATTTTACAGCTATACCATATACGTACGTACGTATGTATGAGACGCAGAGTTTGGAATTTATTCCGTACCTGATGATGAAGTATATATGAGTTGCATTACATTACACAGGTGGGCTTCTTCTATTGCTGCTGCTAGCCAAAATCTCCAAGGCCAGCGTGAGAGTAGCCTATTTATTTCTCCTCCTACGTACTGTGGTGTCAGTCAACTTGTTACAGACAGACAGACAGAGCTATGTACAAATCTCCAAGACCATCATGAAGAATGCCGTCAAGTTCGATGTCGATGCCGCGGGCTTTCAGAGCGGCGAGCGCAGGTTCCGTGATGCGCAAGCGGCCACCATGGCGGAGTGGTGCGGTGTGGTGTATGCCATTGCCAAGGGCCTTTGTCCTGGGGTCTGAATTTAGCGGTTCGGTTCTCTGATGACCCATTTTATCGATCGTCCTTGAGAGCGATTCGGCGACTGTACGTGATCAACAACATCCGCTTGACTGCTACTAACTTCTCGGGCCTTTCTGGATATCAACAAGCTTTGCATAATTTATTCAGggttttttttttgagacaaccATAATTTATTCAGGTGATGCACAAGAGAGTACAAGCCGGAGAGAAATAGCAACTGGGCTGCGCGCGCACGAGATAGCAAAATCCTCCCAACTCAAATGGTGTGGATGAACATGGCATGTCTTTTTTGCCTTGACTTGACTTGAAAAACATTACAAAAATCATCTGCCTGCGATGAATTGACCGTCGATGGTTGGTATCGGTATATGGCCAAGTATTCGGAACCGTGTATTGTCGTTTGCTGCTGCTTTGCCTTTTCTTCTCAGCAAAGGAGGGTTGCTCATCTCATCTCATCCCATCAGGCCTTGAGTTGTTGTACTTGGCCGGCCCAATTAGTGATCCTGCATTTCATCCGACGGAATTTGGCCTGGTTTTTTTACTTTCGGGGAAATGTTATATTTAATATAAAGTAATTAAATTATATTTCTAAAGCTTAAAAAAACAGTTTAAAATTGTTGAGTTATAATACGttcatgatttttttttaaatcacaaatttgaaaaaatgcCCGAGAATTTAAAAATTATCACTAAAATTTAAATAATGTTTTTGAGATTGAAAATGTTCGAAAAATCATTCTAAATCAATTTTACAATAATACTTGAGAAATATGAAAAACAAATGTTCCACTTGTCCGCGTCTATCCTCGAAATCATAAATCATGTGTTACAGGGAGTCTTGTATTTGCACAAGTGCTCGCTCTACCGGATTTGCTGTTTCTCGCCCAGAAACGATACGTCTCATTTCCCGCAAACAAAAAACAGACACATCTCGATCACGTGCTGAACCATTGGATGTAATGCGTCGTGATTTGTGCGGGGATGAACAGACGTTCAATTCGTGAGTGTGGAACGTTTTCTTTTAGTTTTATCTCTGTACAAACACTATAGCAACGTTGCGAGCTTGTCGTACTGCGCCGATGCAAAGCGCCGACGACTCGCGTGTTACACTCATTGTCGTAGTTGCCAATGACAATCTGTCCCGACCCTGTGGTAGATGTAGGGGGGctacatgggccggcccaaatAGCTTCATACTTTTTAATCTGGACACGATGCGACGTTCATACATACGCACATATACTCATTTCTATgagcgcacgcacgcacgcacgcacaccgTATCTCAATGAGCACATCCGAAAGACTAAGCCGGCTTATCATTTTAAGATTGACGAAGTCATCGCAAAAGCATTCATACTCGACAGAACGTCTTCTCTCACTGAACGCACATCGCTGGAAGGCCTGAAATAAATATAGCACCAATGTCCAGTCTAAGAGTTCAGCTCTGTGGGCTAGGGAtaccactgtcctcctaaccatccatCCAACCACAGATTGGTTCGCAAATTTGTTCATGTTACGAAATAAATATACATATATAAATAAATGTTCGTACATGTGAAAATTTGGTTCGCCATGTATTTTGAAAAAAAGTCCATATGTTTTAAaagagtttatgtattttgattttttttgtatTTCAATAAAATGCTAATGTGTTCAAAAAGTTAGATGTTTGTAAAATATTTATGGTTTCGAAAAAACATCATTTTTGTAGAAAGATTCATGCATGGCTCAATTTACTTTCATAACAATAATAAAATGTTAGCATGTTTAGGAAATGAAAAAACTAATAAAAAACTGAAAGAAAACAACAAAATGTAAAAACAAATTGAAATGGCCGGTCCATGAACATCGAGGGCGTGCACATTATAGTGTCTATCCCTCTTCATGATAGGTGTCTATTATAGCGCCTCTGTGAGCTTTGCCAGTTCTGGTCATAGGAACCAATACAGGTGGGCGCGATTACATTATTTTTCAACACAAACTAATCATCATCATCGAAATGCCTATACTGCAATACCAATTAGACTAGTTTTTCCTTAAGTGTAAATCCTTAACAATTTTGCAAGCATTTTCTGAAATTGCGAAACATTATTTAAAATCTGGTAACATGTTCCAAATTCATGACTTTTTTTGTAATCCAAAAAACCGTTCAAATTCATTAATTGTTTTTTAAATTCaggaacatttttcaaatttgtgatttTTTCTTTGAAATTAAGCATGTTTTTCAAAATCCAAGGCCacttttcaaattcatgaacttctTTAGAAAAAACTAGGAACATTATTTGAAGTTTAAAACTTTTTAAAATCCAGAAAcaattttcaaaattttgaaatttTTCTAAATAGGGGACCAATGTTTAaagtcatgaacattttttagaaAAATCCAGAAACATTGTTCATTTCAGGAACAATGGTACCTTGAGGGTTGTGGCCGCTGCAACATGTCCGATGGAAAAATGAATGGAAATTGGATAGATATATGTTTCtcatttcagcttcttctttttTAGCGAACTCACGAGTACCATACGAGCATGCTACAAATGGTGCGCCCCTTTACGAGAGACCCCCCTCGAGGCATACTGGTCGTACGGGGATCTCTTCCACATAGTTCCATGCTCTCCTAAATTAATTTGCCTAAAGGTTTAGGCTCCTAATTAGATGGGCTCAAATCCTGGTCTAATTGGTCTAATAGAATTAGACGAAGGCGATGCTAGGCTTTCTCTCTCTAGGTTTCTCGGGGCTCTTCTTCTTGGATGTTGGAGTGCTTCTGGATTACTACTTAGGAATGCGTGGATATCTTGGAGTGGTCTTCGACTTCGACTTTTGATCGGTGGATTGTCTCGAAGGAATTCTCACAGATGGGAGTTATAACCTAGTTGCGGGAATCGTTGTGCTTCACCAACTTCTTCACTGCTTCCCCTACTCTGCTAATTGGTCAATTTGATCATTATTGTCATCTTCATAGTTTTTATGGGTGCAATCTTGTAGCATAATTTTTTTTGTGTAACACGTTCTCCTACAAACATGTGGAAGTTCCAGTCCACAACACACATGGATGCTACCAACTATGTGATTTTAGCCTGGAGGGTTAAATTTGAAATAAGCATCCTGAACAAGAGAGAGCAAAAATAGGCTTTTGAGGACATATTAATAGTTTACACTTCATACACTCTAGAATTATCTATTTAGTACACATACACTTGAAAGTCTTGTACTCCAGGAAGCTCTACCAAGTTATTTGCTAGATACATACAATCTAAAACAATCTACCAAGTTATTTACTAGATAGGTATACTCCAAATCACTCTAATATCTTATTTAGATATTAGGCATATTATGGACAAATGTATATGATTTCACTATAATAAATTGTGGGGTGTATATAATTTGGGTAATATGATACTATTTATTTGCTTAGCTTTTTGGTGAAATCGGTTATAACCTAATATTCTCTTAAGCATCCAAAACAAAAGTTTATAGACAATCATTTGCAACAAAATACATTATAGTTTGGCACTAGAAATTGTATTTATAATGATAAATGTAGGAACCATGTGACAAAACTTTGTCTTAATATACATGCACATGTTTATAATGTAAGTGTTTTCTTTGCGGGTTATAATGTATGTGTTTGTGTTGCTATAGCTAAAACATGTATGCAATTATTTTATATCGAATACTGTATCAATAAAAACACCATAAATTTGATCAAAAGTTGAGTTATGAATAAGTAAAAAAGTTCAATATAAATAGCTATGAACATTTTGAATAGAGAACAAATTATATGTCGGGGAGAAAAAATTATTTAAGTTGTTTACAATAATCTTCAATTTGGTGGAACAGCTTTAAATATATTGAAAGCAAAACGGGGATTTATGTTTGCATTGGAATCTTACCCATAAATATTTATTCAAAAGACGCTACTAATGGTACTATTAGGAGTTTAACGATATATCTAATCTAAAACTTGTTGAATAAAAATTGGAATGCCAAAAGTATTCGCTATTGACATTATGGTCATATGTAAAATTGTTTTGTAGCTTAAAAAATATCTTTTCAAATTTTTGTTCACAA
Coding sequences:
- the LOC125528102 gene encoding uncharacterized protein LOC125528102; translation: MGGGEIAAAAEEEDDGLQRAGPGGGWLQALRFLQRLTILWSPKFLSTFFFSCHIFPSSLQFLVLRGHMEGMGTLEPLSNLSSLTRLELYDCGEDLKCQGLWSLLTTGGQLNELAVMHSPRFFADWDPNPRRALEDAEGGEEQQAQLVSSTLRELRTDDVAGLLAAPVCSFLSSSLTKLELIGNWCEGMEWFSKEQEDALQLLSSLQELVFKYFEDLQQLPAGLRNLTSLKILAVKFCPAISSLPSDALSDSLQKLHVYGCSEELKQQCRGLEGTIPEIKGHH